A region of Malaciobacter marinus DNA encodes the following proteins:
- a CDS encoding diguanylate cyclase — MKNNIIKVLILTLFFSISLFAQEKITLQLKWFHQFQFAGYYAAKEKGFYKEVGLDVEIKQRDLSKNYIEEVLNNDSYYGIADSILLLYKSRKKSVVLVSPIFQHSASVLLSLKNNKIDSPYKLDNKDMLFYENDTDGFTLLALLKKLNVKPNLIRKREKDDYKKIIDGKVDVMPAYISNEPYYFKKKNLDINIINPANYGFDFYGDMIFTSKKEVQNNPSRVEKFKEATLRGWKYALENKEEVIKLIIQKYSKRKSVEHLRLEAAAIDRLISKDIIPLGSLDKGRLKYINDIFKEYSKEKINDLDFESFVFEKDFDKFNFTKEELEFIKNNPVLKVQNLSFFPPYNFVENGKPKGFIVDYLNYISSLTNMKFQFVNSSSWSSYEKMLKNKEIDIIPNIAITENRKKYVLYSNFNYISYSPAIVGDKNINFNNKLEDLEDKIIAVLNNSFLHNLIKKNYPNLTLLAVPSSSKAVEMVLENKADLALGNLSTLQYIVQKNWYTNLKTLKLSSNIIPTKVNLHMGYLKDNILLKSIFEKINSTISISTIDKIQDKWSKLEIEKNNLVLTEKEKNYLDNKKEIKVCVDPEWMPFEKIKDNKLLGMSSDYLKIFENKLDIPFTLVSTKSWTKTLNNLENRSCDLIPMISEEEKRKQYLDFSKAYLSFPLVLATRLEEPFISNVSDTYGEKLGYIKDYAYVSILEKKYPKIQLVEVESMKVGLEKVKNKELFGLVGILPSIGYYVQKDYFGDLKVSGKFDDDWSFSVGSRNDETDLNSIMNKVLETITVQEHKKIYENWVAVKYEENIDYRKIIAISSFLMLIIFIILYKNRTINSINRKMRKYLDIIDKNVLTTSTDTKGNITYVSKAFLNISQFKKEELIGKNHNIVRHKDMNNIVFKDLWDTIESGKEWKGEIKNKKKDGGYFWTNTVITPEFNKGKLVSYTAIREDITDKKIIEEISITDGLTDIYNRRHFDKILPDYINNAKRNNEIITFVMMDIDHFKQYNDNYGHQKGDEVLIDVAKVLTEYMKRADDYCFRLGGEEFGLLYKSNDISKSKEFALKILNGIEKMKIKHKYNSVSDYITVSMGVSCQEASSISNVDNLYKTTDDLLYKSKKEGRNRVSFNT; from the coding sequence GTGAAAAATAATATTATTAAAGTATTAATACTTACACTATTTTTTAGTATTAGTTTATTTGCACAAGAAAAAATAACCTTACAGTTAAAGTGGTTTCATCAGTTTCAATTTGCTGGATATTATGCTGCAAAAGAGAAAGGCTTTTATAAAGAAGTCGGTTTAGATGTAGAGATAAAACAAAGAGATTTAAGCAAAAATTACATTGAAGAAGTATTAAATAATGATTCATATTATGGAATTGCAGATTCAATACTTTTATTATACAAATCAAGAAAAAAATCAGTAGTATTAGTAAGTCCTATTTTTCAGCACTCTGCTAGTGTTTTACTATCTTTAAAAAATAATAAAATAGATTCTCCTTATAAACTTGATAATAAAGATATGCTCTTTTATGAAAATGATACAGATGGTTTTACTCTTTTAGCATTGTTAAAAAAACTTAATGTAAAACCAAATTTAATTAGAAAAAGAGAAAAAGATGATTATAAAAAAATAATTGATGGTAAAGTAGATGTTATGCCTGCATATATTTCAAATGAACCTTATTATTTTAAAAAGAAAAATTTAGATATAAATATTATAAACCCTGCAAACTATGGTTTTGATTTTTATGGAGATATGATTTTTACAAGTAAAAAAGAGGTGCAAAATAATCCATCTCGTGTAGAAAAGTTCAAAGAAGCAACTTTAAGGGGTTGGAAATATGCTTTAGAGAATAAAGAAGAGGTTATAAAACTAATAATTCAAAAGTATTCAAAAAGAAAAAGTGTAGAGCATTTAAGATTAGAAGCAGCTGCCATTGATAGGTTGATTTCAAAAGATATTATTCCTTTGGGTAGCTTAGATAAGGGCCGATTAAAATATATAAATGATATTTTTAAAGAGTATTCAAAAGAAAAAATAAATGATTTAGACTTTGAAAGTTTTGTATTTGAAAAAGATTTTGATAAATTTAATTTTACTAAAGAAGAGTTAGAATTTATAAAAAATAATCCAGTTTTAAAAGTTCAAAATCTTAGCTTTTTCCCTCCTTACAATTTTGTTGAAAATGGCAAACCCAAAGGTTTTATTGTGGATTATTTAAACTATATAAGTAGTTTAACTAATATGAAGTTTCAATTTGTAAATAGTTCATCTTGGAGTAGTTATGAAAAGATGCTTAAGAATAAAGAAATTGATATAATCCCAAATATTGCAATAACTGAAAATAGAAAAAAATATGTTTTATATAGCAATTTTAATTACATTTCTTATTCACCTGCAATAGTTGGAGATAAAAATATAAATTTTAATAATAAACTTGAAGATTTAGAAGATAAAATCATAGCTGTTTTAAATAACTCATTTTTACATAATCTTATTAAGAAAAATTATCCAAATTTAACTTTACTAGCTGTACCTTCATCAAGTAAGGCAGTCGAAATGGTTTTAGAAAATAAGGCTGATTTAGCTTTAGGTAATTTATCTACATTACAATATATTGTTCAAAAAAATTGGTACACGAATCTTAAAACCTTGAAACTTTCATCTAATATTATTCCTACAAAAGTAAATTTACATATGGGATATTTAAAAGATAATATTTTATTAAAATCAATATTTGAAAAAATAAATAGTACAATTTCTATTTCAACAATTGATAAAATACAAGACAAATGGTCTAAACTTGAAATAGAGAAAAATAACTTAGTTTTAACTGAAAAAGAAAAAAACTATTTGGATAACAAAAAAGAAATAAAAGTATGTGTTGATCCTGAATGGATGCCTTTTGAAAAAATTAAAGATAATAAACTACTTGGTATGTCTTCTGATTATCTTAAAATCTTTGAAAATAAATTAGATATACCTTTTACTTTGGTTTCTACAAAAAGTTGGACAAAAACACTAAATAATCTAGAAAATAGAAGTTGTGATTTAATTCCAATGATTTCTGAAGAAGAAAAAAGAAAACAATATTTAGATTTTTCGAAAGCATATTTAAGCTTTCCTTTGGTATTAGCTACAAGGTTAGAAGAGCCGTTTATAAGTAATGTATCTGACACTTATGGAGAAAAGCTAGGATATATTAAAGATTATGCATATGTAAGTATACTAGAAAAAAAATATCCAAAAATTCAACTTGTTGAAGTTGAGTCAATGAAAGTTGGATTAGAAAAAGTAAAAAATAAAGAGCTTTTTGGTTTAGTAGGGATTCTTCCTAGTATTGGTTACTATGTACAAAAAGACTATTTTGGAGATTTGAAAGTTTCTGGTAAGTTTGATGATGACTGGAGTTTTTCTGTTGGAAGTAGAAATGATGAAACTGATTTAAATTCAATAATGAATAAAGTTCTTGAAACTATAACTGTTCAAGAGCATAAAAAGATTTATGAAAATTGGGTAGCTGTAAAATATGAAGAGAATATTGATTATAGAAAAATAATTGCAATAAGTAGTTTTTTAATGTTGATTATATTTATAATTTTATACAAAAATAGAACAATTAACAGTATAAATAGAAAAATGAGAAAGTATCTAGATATTATAGATAAAAATGTTTTGACAACAAGTACAGATACAAAAGGAAATATAACATATGTTTCAAAAGCATTCTTAAATATAAGTCAATTTAAAAAAGAAGAACTTATTGGTAAAAATCACAATATAGTAAGACATAAAGATATGAACAATATAGTTTTCAAAGATTTATGGGATACAATTGAATCAGGGAAAGAGTGGAAAGGTGAAATCAAAAATAAGAAAAAAGATGGTGGATATTTTTGGACAAATACTGTAATTACTCCTGAGTTTAATAAGGGTAAACTTGTATCTTATACAGCAATAAGAGAAGATATAACAGATAAAAAAATAATCGAAGAGATATCTATTACTGATGGTTTGACAGATATTTACAATAGACGACACTTTGATAAGATATTGCCAGATTATATAAATAATGCAAAAAGAAATAATGAGATTATAACTTTTGTGATGATGGATATTGATCACTTTAAACAGTACAATGATAATTATGGGCATCAAAAAGGAGATGAAGTTCTTATTGATGTTGCAAAAGTATTAACAGAGTATATGAAAAGAGCAGATGATTATTGTTTTAGACTAGGTGGAGAAGAGTTTGGATTATTGTATAAGTCAAATGATATTTCAAAATCAAAAGAGTTTGCACTAAAAATCTTAAATGGTATTGAAAAAATGAAAATTAAACATAAATATAACAGTGTAAGTGACTATATTACTGTCTCTATGGGTGTATCTTGTCAAGAAGCATCAAGTATAAGTAATGTAGATAATTTGTATAAAACTACTGATGATTTACTTTATAAATCAAAAAAAGAAGGAAGAAATAGAGTTTCTTTTAATACTTGA
- a CDS encoding ankyrin repeat domain-containing protein: MSFLDKLFNDNKKEEESSFFDDSSSFLHEDSLEDIIKNKSIDFIKTKIDSSNFAKEDEDNKKALYYATIHKRVDVLNYLFELGSDFQDAKETKGSSAISTIIQSKSIDVLSTFINYGYKIEVESLSVLAIASKLAPLEFIKFLIKLDVPMISYEDGFDKFTPLECALMNKREYHIFEALIQAGCPLNEEDNTSFVCQLIYSTLEPNTKAKVLHLLHNLNKLDLNQVDKDNNSLLKLAIRSGDTRSLKELILLGADYKDFHHEIKRMLCVKDLEDIAIEFEKKAQSIEEFLSLLPKSSVENYIDKTKDLSNKTTVYQIVTNARLTEVEKLYLLQKAVSKNASIELTEKKDTNVLYEVCKSLDISKDICVARFLLEKGAKIETSEHSALFYAVYNYHLPLINLLLEFKANVNFIDKNNEGVIKYFYKENSVVNSISKKREVLKLLVDYGLNINTKCSCEDFFKETKKEEEEYKEDFISFFTLFIIHNEHKVLEYILDDLRLEITDDDSIFYAIVYLRKDEILKKIIKINPYYIKKDFYKYEEKTEDANIILLGSIYLSLKSLEYLVDTYSNLKAYSEIKPIILEFYEHRFFTLEFIEKMIKKDSNINRYYTFKDEYGNLQKQTILSYIVKKAATANSEHKSFKVVELLLKNGADVNCHTICANNINSIKNISIFIEAFNKEKFNKHLLDLLYEYGASLATPIKESLNEMPIQSLIQRYITNDDLAFEYLEYCFNKDTFDLEHKNSHDTTIFLSASMSCLPKTLTYLANKGANIKITGGVDNLDALHKAIVTYPHVATLQRAKAVVTLVKLGLDIEKFSAEQKTALMAACNVGAREVVKELILLGANVNAINDSNQNAVHHAVIGQDSYDFSFRFETNKSKIIIDLAKAGANINLCEYAGATPLIYAIKSNCKEIFDTLLNLNVDINTFDYTDTLPLYYALLIKDLYFINMLYKTKKLEVNKANKFNYTVLHQLLVLDFHNKIFEEILETLINMDFDINYHQGIEPALLMYVKTMNFVSQRSVGFVKSEKKPKENEDKIAKLFVKYKADVQLCIDIANKQNESDDIINYLQTLINL; encoded by the coding sequence ATGTCATTTTTAGATAAGCTGTTTAATGACAATAAAAAAGAAGAGGAATCTTCTTTTTTTGATGATTCATCTTCTTTTTTACATGAAGATAGTTTAGAAGATATCATAAAAAATAAGAGTATTGATTTTATAAAAACAAAAATAGATAGTTCAAACTTTGCAAAAGAAGATGAAGATAATAAAAAAGCATTATATTATGCAACAATACACAAAAGAGTTGATGTATTAAACTACTTATTTGAACTTGGAAGTGATTTCCAAGATGCAAAGGAAACTAAAGGTAGTAGTGCAATAAGTACTATTATCCAATCAAAAAGTATTGATGTTTTAAGTACATTTATAAACTATGGATATAAAATAGAAGTAGAATCTTTAAGTGTTTTAGCAATTGCTTCAAAACTGGCACCTTTAGAATTTATCAAGTTTTTAATAAAACTTGATGTTCCTATGATTAGTTATGAAGATGGTTTTGATAAATTTACTCCTTTAGAGTGTGCTTTGATGAATAAAAGAGAGTATCATATTTTTGAAGCGCTTATACAAGCTGGATGCCCTTTAAATGAAGAAGATAACACCTCTTTTGTATGTCAATTAATATATTCAACTCTTGAGCCAAATACAAAAGCAAAAGTTTTACATCTACTTCATAATCTAAATAAACTTGATTTAAACCAAGTAGATAAAGACAACAATAGCTTATTAAAACTTGCTATACGAAGTGGAGATACTAGATCTTTAAAAGAGTTGATTCTTTTAGGAGCTGATTATAAAGATTTTCACCATGAAATAAAAAGAATGCTTTGTGTGAAAGATTTAGAAGACATAGCCATAGAGTTTGAGAAAAAAGCACAAAGCATTGAAGAGTTTTTATCTTTATTACCAAAATCAAGTGTGGAAAACTATATTGATAAAACTAAAGATTTAAGTAATAAAACAACTGTTTATCAAATAGTTACAAATGCAAGATTAACTGAAGTTGAAAAACTCTACCTTTTACAAAAAGCAGTAAGTAAAAATGCAAGTATAGAATTGACTGAAAAAAAAGATACAAATGTACTTTATGAAGTTTGTAAAAGTTTAGATATTTCAAAAGATATTTGTGTTGCTAGGTTTTTACTTGAAAAAGGTGCAAAAATAGAAACTAGTGAACATAGTGCTCTTTTTTATGCAGTCTATAATTATCATCTACCTTTAATAAACCTTCTTTTAGAGTTTAAAGCTAATGTAAACTTTATAGATAAGAATAATGAAGGAGTAATAAAATATTTTTATAAAGAAAATAGTGTTGTAAATAGTATTAGTAAAAAAAGAGAAGTTTTAAAGCTTTTAGTTGATTATGGTTTAAATATCAATACAAAGTGTTCTTGTGAAGATTTTTTTAAAGAAACAAAAAAAGAAGAGGAAGAGTATAAAGAGGATTTTATCTCTTTTTTTACTCTTTTTATAATACACAATGAGCATAAAGTATTGGAGTATATTTTAGATGATTTAAGATTAGAAATAACAGATGATGATTCTATATTTTATGCAATTGTTTATCTAAGAAAAGATGAAATATTAAAAAAAATCATAAAAATAAATCCATACTATATAAAAAAAGATTTTTATAAATATGAAGAAAAAACAGAAGATGCAAATATAATACTTTTAGGTTCAATATATTTATCTTTAAAATCCCTTGAATACCTTGTGGATACATATAGCAATTTAAAAGCTTATAGTGAAATAAAACCAATTATTTTAGAGTTTTATGAGCATAGATTTTTTACTTTAGAGTTTATTGAAAAAATGATAAAAAAAGATTCTAATATAAATAGATACTATACTTTTAAAGATGAATATGGCAATTTACAAAAGCAAACAATATTATCTTATATAGTAAAAAAAGCTGCAACTGCAAATAGTGAACATAAAAGTTTTAAAGTAGTTGAACTACTTTTAAAAAATGGTGCAGATGTAAATTGTCATACAATTTGTGCAAATAATATTAACTCTATTAAAAATATATCTATTTTTATTGAAGCTTTTAATAAAGAAAAGTTTAATAAACATCTTTTAGATTTACTTTATGAGTATGGTGCTAGTTTAGCTACTCCTATAAAAGAAAGCCTAAATGAGATGCCTATTCAATCACTTATTCAAAGATACATTACAAATGATGATTTAGCTTTTGAGTATTTAGAATATTGTTTTAATAAAGATACTTTTGATTTAGAACATAAAAATAGTCATGATACAACTATTTTCTTATCAGCTTCAATGTCTTGTTTGCCTAAAACATTAACATATTTGGCAAATAAAGGTGCAAATATAAAAATAACTGGTGGAGTTGATAATTTAGATGCTTTACATAAAGCTATTGTAACTTATCCTCATGTTGCAACTCTTCAAAGAGCAAAAGCAGTTGTTACTTTAGTAAAACTTGGTTTAGATATTGAGAAATTTAGTGCAGAACAAAAAACTGCATTAATGGCAGCTTGTAATGTAGGTGCAAGGGAAGTTGTAAAAGAGTTGATTCTTTTAGGTGCAAATGTAAATGCTATAAATGATAGTAATCAAAATGCAGTACATCATGCAGTAATTGGTCAAGATAGCTATGATTTTTCTTTTAGATTTGAGACTAATAAAAGTAAAATCATAATTGACTTAGCAAAAGCTGGTGCAAATATAAATCTTTGTGAATATGCTGGTGCTACACCACTTATTTATGCAATAAAATCAAATTGTAAAGAGATATTTGATACTTTACTTAATCTAAATGTAGATATAAATACTTTTGATTATACTGATACTTTACCTTTATATTATGCACTTTTAATTAAAGACTTATACTTTATAAATATGCTTTATAAAACTAAAAAACTTGAGGTAAATAAAGCAAATAAATTTAACTATACAGTCTTACATCAACTTCTAGTTTTAGATTTTCATAATAAAATTTTTGAAGAGATTTTAGAAACTTTGATTAATATGGATTTTGATATAAACTATCATCAAGGTATTGAACCAGCTCTTTTGATGTATGTAAAAACTATGAATTTTGTAAGTCAACGTAGTGTTGGTTTTGTAAAAAGTGAAAAAAAACCAAAAGAGAACGAAGATAAAATAGCAAAACTATTTGTAAAATATAAAGCAGATGTTCAACTTTGTATTGATATTGCAAACAAGCAAAATGAATCAGATGATATAATAAACTACTTGCAAACTTTAATAAACTTATAA